The Oncorhynchus nerka isolate Pitt River linkage group LG3, Oner_Uvic_2.0, whole genome shotgun sequence genome includes the window AGACAATTACATGATCACAATGTTTGCCGAGAAGTTATTAACCAACTAAATGCATTATCTAAATGAATAATTTTTCTCAGATCAGTGTGGTGAGTCAGGAGCCGGTGTTGTTTGCTCGTTCTGGCAAGGAGAACATCAAATaccctgcctgtttggccctgtccgggggtgtcatcggatggggccacagtgtctcctgacccctcctgcctcagccgccagtatttatgctgcctgctgcagtagtttatgtgtcggggggctagggtcagtctgttatatctggagtacttctcctgtcttatccggtgtcctatgtgaatttaagtatgctctctaattctctctttctttctctctctcggaggaccatgcctcaggactacctggcatgatgactccttgctgtccccagtccacctggccgtgctgctgctccagtttcaactgttctgcctgcggctatggaaccctgactgttcactggacgtgctacctgtcccagacctgctgttttcaactctctagagacagcaggagcggtagagatactcttaatgatcggctatgaaaagccaactgacatttactcctgaggtgctgacttgttgcaccctcgacaactactgtgattattattatttgaccatgctggtcatttatgaaagtttgaacatcttggccatgttctgttataatctccacccagcacagccagaagaggactggcctcccctcatagcctggttcctctctaggtttcttcctaggttttggcctttctagggagtttttcctagccaccatgcttctatacctgcattgcttgctgtttggggttttaggctgggtttctgtacagcactttgagatatcagctgatgtaagaagggcattATAAATAACTGTGATTTGATTTTGTTTTGAAATATGGCAGAGATGATGCCACTGATGAGGAGATGTACCAGGCTGCTGAGCTGGACAACGCCCACAAGTTCATCTCTGACCTGCCCAATGGCTATGATACAGGTATGTCCCAAAAGCTTCATTCATATAGACTTCATCCTGATAGGATTGGTAATATTATTTTTTGGGGGCTTTGTTTAGTCCTTACTGATAGAACGTTACACTTTTCTCTGCATAGCTTTAACTTTGAACTGTTAGTGCTTTTCCTTCAGTAACCTACTGATGACATGATTGTAGTGGATGTGTGTTATCCAGCTCTACTGTTCATACTTAATTGTTGTTCTTTATTTCACAGATGCCGGGGAGAAGGGAGGCCAGGTTTCAGGAGGGCAGAAGCAACACATTGCCGTCACCAGAGCTCCGATCAGACAGCCTCGGATTCTAGTGCTGGACGATGTCACCAGTAACGTGGACACAGAGAGCGAGCATTTGGTAGGAGAACTCTGAATCTTGTTATCTTTCACTACAACAGACTGACAGATCTATTGTTTGGGGGGATAATCAGTTGCTGTTGATAATTTACTCACAATATAACCCAATGGAGGCTGTTTCCTTCCCTAACATTAAATATTGATTTACAGTGTATCTCAGCTAATCTCTGACAGTTCAGTGGCTTTAATTCAAACAAACTcatcatgtttctctccatgtccttAGGTCCACCAAGCTCTGCTCAACGATTCAAACCCCTGCTCAGTCCTGCTGATTGCTCATAAGCTGAGCACTGTGGAGAAGGCCAATCACATTGTCGTTCTCGAGGAGGGAAAGGTGCTAGAGGAGGGGGGCCATGTTGAGCTGCTGGAGAAAGGTGGAACCTATGCTGACCTGGTGAACAGGCAGAACACTGGCTTCCAGCGCAAAGAAGGGGAGGAGCTAAACAACTAAAACAGAGGCTCCAATCCCATGACACTCCTCAATGTAAACTGAAATCCCACTTCTGCCACCATCTCACATTTTCAACATTATTACCTACTAGTTCTACTGCATCGTATATGCTAAACAAATACTCTGAGATCATAGCATCAAACTGTTGTTAAATGATCATAATCCCCTCACTGATTACAATAAGAGTCCTGTAATATAACTATTTGCACTATAGTGTAACTGAAGTATTCTTTCTGCCCCAAATgccttttgtatttatttttacatttatttttgttaAATTGTTCTCCCACATTTGTGTTCTAACCATATAGTGTAAATAGGGATCCCAAAGAATGTTTTGATTTTCTGTCTCTTCAAGGCAGTACAATACAGGAGTCTttttctgttctgtgttaatGACAATAAACATTCTGCTCTCTGAAATCATTTCTTCATTTAGTATCTGAATGTGGGGGAATGGTTACATAATAACAGCATGATGTGTACGTTTTGCAGTTGATCTGTATTATTATGGGAAACGCCTAATGTCATGCTTTCACTTATTCTTTCCTTTGCTACAGGCCTAGATAATGATGCCAAAGGCCAAGCCGAATCACATACATTGACCCCCAGCAATACTGTTAGTGTTTAGAGGGTATTTCCAATGAAGGCAATACGATGCTTAACACAGGCAGTTTCATAACAGTTGCAATAGCATAGTTTTAGGTCCACAAACGTACACACTGCTGGAGCAGCCAGATACTGCCGCAGTAGCAGCACAGACAAGGGGTAACCAGCACAGACAAGGGGTAACCAGCACAGACAAGGGGTAACCAGCACAGACAAGGGGTAACCAGCACAAACAAGGGGTAACCAGCACAGACAAGGGGTAACCAGCACAGACAAGGGGTAACCAGCACAGACAAGGGGTAACCAGCACAAACAAGGGGTAACCAGCACAGACAAGGGGTAACCAGCACAGACAAGGGGTAACCAGCACAGACAAGGGGTAACCAGCACAAACAAGGGGTAACCAGCACAGACAAGGGGTAACCGGCACAGGCAAGGGGTAACCAGCACAGACAAGGGGTAACCAGCACAGACAAGGGGTAACCAGCACAGACAAGGGGTAACCAGCACAGACAAGGGGTAACCAGCACAGACAGGGGGTAACCAGCACAGACAAAGGGTAACCAGCACAGACAAGGGGTAACCAGCACAGACAAGGGGTAACCAGCACAGACAAGGGGTAACCAGCACAGACAAGGGGTAAGCAGCACAGACAAGGGGTAACCAGCACAGACAGGGGGTAACCAGCACAGACAAGGGGTAACCAGCACAGACAAGGGGTAACCGGCACAGACAAGGGGTAACCAGCACAGACAAGGGGTAACCAGCACAGACAAGGGGTAACCAGCACAGACAAGGAGTAACCAGCACAGACAAGGGGTAACCAGCACAGACAATGGGTAACCAGCACAGACAAGGGGTAACCAGCACAGACAAGGGGTAACCAGCACAAACAAGGGGTAACCAGCACAGACAAGGGGTAACCAGCACAGACAAGGGGTAACCAGCACAGACAAGGGGTAACCAGCACAGACAAGGGGTAACCACACACGTCACAGGGGCTGTAAAGCTGAAGCATCCGTTTAGAACGTTTTCTCACCACCAAATATGTTGTTGAGAGGAAGTGCAGTCGTGGGTCGTGGGAgaaatcacatacacatggttagcagatgttattgcgagtgtagcaaaatgcttgtgcttctatttccgacagtgcagcaataactaacatgtaatctaacaattccacaacaactacctaatacacacaaatctaagtaaaggaatggaataagaatatatacatataaatatatggatgagcaatgacagagcagcataggcaagatgcaatagatggtataaaatacagtatgagatgagaaatgcaagatatgtaaacattattaaagtgcattattattattacattcttttcacctttatttaaccagttaggccagttgagaacaagttctcctttacaactgcgacctggccaagataaagcaaagcagtgcgacacaaacaacaccagagttacacatggaataaacaaacgtacagtcaataaccaAATAGAacaaaatctatatacagtgtgggcaaatgaggtaagattaggtaggtaaggcaataaatagaccgtagtggtgaagtaattacaatttagcaattaaaaccTGGAGTGATAGatttgcagaagatgaatgtgcaagtagagatactggggtgcaaaggagcaaaacaaaaaataacaatatggggatgaggtagttataggggctatttacagatggggtatgtacaggtgcaatgatctgtgagctgctctgacagctgatgcttaaagttagtgagggagatatgagtctccagcttcagtgatttttgcaattcgttccagtcattggcagcagagaactggaaggaaaggcggccaaagggggaattggctttgggggtgatcagtgaaatatacctgctggagtgcatgctacgggtgggtgctgctatggtgaccagtgagctgagataaggcggggctttacctagcaaatacttaTAGGTGGCCtggtgggtttggcgacaaatatgaagcgagggccagccaacgagagaatacaggtcgcagtggtgggtagtatatggggctttggtgacaaaacggatggcattgtgatagactgcatccaatttgctgagtaaagtgttggaggctatttgtaaatgacatcactgaagtcaaggatcggtaggatagtcagttttacgagggaatgtttggcagcatgagtgaaggatgcttttttgcgaaataggaagccaattctagatttcattttggattggaaatTCTTAATGTTAGTCAGgaatgagagtttacagtctaaccagacacctaggtatttgtagttgtccacatattctaagtcagaaccgtccagagtagtgatgctggacgggcgggcaggtgcaggcagcgatcagttgaagagcatgcatttagttttacttgcatttaagagcaattggaggccacggaaggagagttgtatggcattgaagctcgtctggaggttagttaacacagtgtccatagAATGGCcaggagtatacagaatggtgtcgtctgcataaaggtagattagagaatcaccagcctcaagagcaacatcattgatgtatacagagaaaagagtcagcctgagatttgaaccctgtggcactcccatagagactaccagaggtccggacaacaggccatccgatttgacacactgaactctgtctgagaagtagttggtgaaccaggtgaggcagtcatttgagaaaccaaggctgttgaatatgttgataagaatgtggtgattgacagaggggcatgaccgcggcagctttccaatctttggggatctcagactatacgaaagagaggttgaaaaggctagtaataggagttgcaacaatttcggcggataattttagaaagagacggttcagattgtctagcccagttaATTTGTAGAGGTCAAGACTTTGCAACTCttccagaacatcagctatctggatttgggtgaaggagaatgggggaggcttgggcaagtcgctgtggggggtgcagggctggtaaccggggtaggggtagccaggtggaaggcatggccagccgtggaaaaatgcttattgaaattctcaattatcgtggatttatgggtggtgactgtgtttcctagcctcaatgcagtgggcagctgggaggaggtgctcttattctcaatgaactttagtgtcccagaacgttttggagtttgtgctacaggatggaAATTTCTCTTTGAAAAAGCtaacctttgctttcctaactgcctgtgtatattggttgtaGGACGGCCAGGGTgttaagtgactagtgatccatttattaaagtggacaATGATTTCAAGtttgtatgtaggcagcagcctctgtgttagtgatggctgtataACAGTCTTattgccttgagatagaagttgtttttcaggaTGGAACAAGGTGAGGATGGAACTAGGTGAAATTGGGCTgacattctgcacattttctcatTCATGAAACATCTGACGTCAATCATTTTtgctgttcccaaaactagaatatTACAAACACAGTGCACTAAGTTTTATAGACTTGACGCTTTGcgaaaggttaaaaaaaaatccgTTGTTTAAGAGTGCACTGTCTAATTGACTTTGtgaacacacacacttcacatagGCGTTTTTcatggaaatatgcaaatacatgtTACAACacgccaataggatctcactagctCATGCTTGGCTTTACCCACCTTGCTTGTTTCATTTGCTCACACTGTAAACGACACAGATGAACTGTCTTGGTttagttagtatttggtagtggGTCCACCACAGCTCAACTGTCGTAACACCATAGCAACagtatttgtttatttgtttccCCATTAACTTTTGCTGAGGCAGCAACTATTCTATTCTAGtccaaaaaaacacaaaacatgacaagtaCAAAACGCTAGTACATTGATAGACAGTCACACACATTTTTAACACAACGATATAtaaacaataaaataataataatataaacaaTACAAGTAAAACAAATCATGTTTGTCTGCATGTGCTTGTCCCCTCAAAGTGTTCGCTGATCCATGACATGTTGTTTAATCTATTTtttaacccttgtgtggtgtttgggtctgtgggacccattttcaatgtttactaAAAGAAATGATACAATTCATAATTTTTTCAACCTGAGACTCAATGGCCTTGGCTCATGATGAAcatgtaaaataacacattttcattgAGTGCACACTGTGCACCCCTCCACACATTTATATTACATTGTGTGGTGTTCAGGTCCACTGGACCAGAGGGTAAGTGTGGAAAAGTGTGTTGGGGAAAACAAGTAAAAATTCAAcaaaaaggtttgctgtgtgccttcactctgtcttcctcctccctgggcctgctgtttcaacatagcaccaagaacctgtctgtctgtctgcctgtctcccgcTTTTCTCGCACTATTTACCCTGTGTAGTGTGTGAAACTACACAATGCCTTGCGGGAACCTGCACAATGCTATTACAATACAATATTTCGATACATTGTAAAACATTCTGTATTTTCCCACactctaccccagccaggtgcaaattGGGGAGGGACACAACAAATTAATAGCTTTGTGTGTGTGGCTCATTACTACAATCAATCAGTATGTCAAAAAAAAACTTTGCTCAGAGGGCCTTAGAAATgatttttaaaatgatttttacccccttttttctccccaatttcatagtatccaattgttagtagttactgtcttgtctcatcgctacaactcccgtacgggctcaggagagacgccAAATGAAGGCAAAAATGTGGTACTCATGAGTACGCTGCATAGGGATGTGAGAATCTGTGGCCAGGAACATCAAAAAACAGAAATCATAATGGATTAAAATGTCACAAAAGAAGGGGTGGACAATTTATACAAGCTAGTGACTGGCTACAACTGTAAAAGAAGAACCCTACGCTGGCCACTTGTGATATTCTTCAACATCTTGGCGTACAACGCGTTAGTCATCTGGATGGCGTTGAACCCAGATTGGAACAGAGGGAAGCTCCAGAGGAGACGGCTCTCTCTCAAGGAGCTGGGCAAGGCATTGGTAAGACCACAAATCCAGAGGAGGCAACATATCCCAAGGACTCCAGCTTCTGCAGCCAGCGTGATGGGGATTCAGGAGGATGCTGGTGCCCCATCCGTCAAACCCACAGAACCAACAACTCCAATATCAAATAAGTAAGTGTGAGTGAtgttgttgcatgtgtgtgtgtgtgtctgactctcctaCCTTAGCCTGGTGTAATTATAtaggtgagtgagtgagatgtTAGTAACATTCCTGAACTAAGTGTTTTCCTCATTCTAGATTGCAGCCGGAAGCAACAAGAAGCGCTGTGATGTGTGTGGACACAAGGACAGGGAGACACAGTACACATGCATCAAGTtcaagaaatacatttgcaacacacacacagtaaaactctGTCCCTCATATGGTGTGTAGACCGGTCTTCATTTATGTTCAATGAGGCTCATTTATCATTTCCATCAAATACTGTATGTAAAAATGTGTCCTTCCAATTTGTTCAGTTCAAAGCAATAAACATCAAAAGTGATGAAAACCTTGTTTCATTTATATTTGTTCAAGATAAACATGATTTATTCCATCCATGTCtggattatatattttttaaactaatAGTGATTTTATTGATAAATGTGATCTAGCAGAGGTAAATGGCAAATATGAACCATGTATGCTGTCTATATTGCTTGTAATTGAAATGTCAACATCTAAGTATTAAGTATTTTTACGTAAATTATTATGGCTGTATTGTTTTAAAAACccaataatgttgtgggtccatcagacctgcGAACATTGGGTGAATAACAAAACCATGAAGGGTTAAAGGTCATTTTGCTGTTAGCTTGAGTAATTGGAGAATGGAAGGGAGCTCCATGCAATCCTGGCTCTGTATAACACTGTGCATTGTCGTGAATTtgttggtggcatgtcttgtgaggtatgtatgggtgtctgagctgaatgttatttgACTATGCAGACAATCTGGAATTGGCATGCTGCTCTGTTTTGAGCCGGCTGTGGCTTTGCTAGGTCTTTCTCTGCCCTTGACCATATTACCGAACACTAATCAAGATGGGACTAGACCAGAGTCTGACCAACTAGTACTGTTGATTTTTGTGTCAAAAACACAGAACATCGTTTTATAACAGACATACATGTGGAAGACCAGTGGGAAATCATTTTTGAAATAGAGAAGGGTAACGGCCCAAGGGAACTGCCCTAAGGGACACCGTACTGTGCATATCTGATgctagagaagcttccattgaagAACACTCTCTGGGTTCTATTGAATAAATAACTCCCCAACCATGTGCTGGCAGGTGTTGTAAAGCCAAAGCAAATGAGTTTCGTCAATAACTATTTATGATCATTAACATCAAAGGCTGCAATGAAATCTAACAATACAGCTCCAACTATCTTATTATCCATTTATTTTAAGCAATCATCTGTCATCTGAGACAGTGCAGAACAGGTTGAGTTCCCTTCTCTATATGCATGCTGAAAGTCAGTAGTTAACTTGTTCTctgaaaatagcattgtatttgatcAAAAACAATTCTCTCCATCAGTTTACTAAGAGCAGGCAGT containing:
- the LOC115114169 gene encoding ABC-type oligopeptide transporter ABCB9-like gives rise to the protein MYQAAELDNAHKFISDLPNGYDTDAGEKGGQVSGGQKQHIAVTRAPIRQPRILVLDDVTSNVDTESEHLVHQALLNDSNPCSVLLIAHKLSTVEKANHIVVLEEGKVLEEGGHVELLEKGGTYADLVNRQNTGFQRKEGEELNN